In one window of Brassica rapa cultivar Chiifu-401-42 chromosome A07, CAAS_Brap_v3.01, whole genome shotgun sequence DNA:
- the LOC117126498 gene encoding uncharacterized protein LOC117126498, protein MKRMGGALRNAASFIPFNNMIRNSGLLEFPARGNKMSWQGRRGKGKGAFTVRCRLDRALANEEWHTLFPYSYTEYLRLVGSDHRPVVAFLDDKVTGRKRGQFRFDKRWIGQEGLMESIVSGWTENQESLSEDFMTKINNCRHEISSWRKNNQPYGKDKIHNLQNALKEVQTDNNRSQEEIIEISRKLQEAYKDEEEYWHQKSRNMWYSSGDLNTKLYHALTKQRRIRNKIVGLHDEAGNWITEENGIEKVAVDYFAGLFSSTNPREFDSFLEEIGPSISPQMNQLLLRRATEEEVRQALFMMHPEKAPGPDGMTALFFQHSWNVVKKDVVELVNNFLVTGDMDSRLNITNICMIPKIERPTRMTELRPISLCNVGYKIISKVLCQRLKICLPHLISETQSAFVAGRLISDNILIAQEMFHGLRTNKSCQNKFMAIKTDMSKAYDRIEWNFIEALLNKMGFDPHWVKLMRECISSVQYRVLLNGQPRGLIIPQRGLRQGDPLSPYLFIICTEALIMNIKKAERMKQLTGMKVARACPAISHLLFADDSLFFCKANKEECHTILRILKDYEAVSGQQINFQKSSIQFGHKIEESSRQELRDILGIQNLGGMGSYLGLPESLGGSKVQVFGFVQDRLNNRVNGWTFRFFTKGGKEVIIKSVITALPNHVMSVYRLPKATVKKLTSAVAQFWWSPGGSTRGMHWKSWDKLCEHKDNGGLGFKDLNDFNTAMLGKQLWRLIEKPNSLFSRVFKGRYYRNASPLDPIRSYSPSYGWRSITSARSLVCKGLIKRVGTGSSISVWNDPWIPSTRPRPANKNSHHSYSDLTVDSLIHQDSRTWNLQALRTLVEPNDAKLIESIPLSRNQMEDRNGWHFTNNGKYSVQSGYQVERIYPDKEKPPDFYGPNVDILKAFCWKVKCPPKLRHFLWQLVTGCIAVTKNLKSRGIQGDTVCARCGDAEESINHVFFECPPARQVWALSKIPSNPNFFPTGSLFTNMDHLFWRVNPKMEDHQFAWILWYIWKGRNNKVFSNIDIEPRETLNLAELESRLWAEAQNINNPRVVPEVQLRLPLVTTGRWCFTDGSWKDKDVFSGQGWLSTLPGFEGLLGAKNVRASLSPLHAEIEALTWAMECMKNLRQYQVTFATDCSQLVKMVSEPEEWPAFGSYLEDIKLLRRSFINSEIVHVSRTDNKMADRLARSARIQPSFVIHMDAELSLWFTESI, encoded by the coding sequence ATGAAAAGGATGGGGGGGGCTCTACGCAATGCAGCTTCTTTTATTccttttaataatatgataagGAATAGTGGTTTACTGGAATTTCCGGCTCGGGGTAATAAGATGTCATGGCAAGGACGAAGAGGCAAAGGGAAAGGAGCATTTACGGTTAGATGTCGATTGGATAGAGCCTTGGCTAATGAGGAATGGCATACACTTTTCCCATATTCTTATACAGAATATCTGAGACTGGTGGGATCGGATCATAGACCTGTGGTAGCTTTTTTGGACGATAAGGTTACAGGACGGAAAAGAGGACAATTCAGGTTTGATAAGCGATGGATTGGCCAAGAAGGACTCATGGAATCAATTGTATCGGGGTGGACAGAAAATCAGGAAAGCCTTTCTGAAGATTTTATGACAAAGATTAATAATTGTCGTCATGAAATTTCATCATGGCGGAAAAATAATCAACCATATGGGAAGGACAAAATTCATAATCTCCAAAACGCGCTGAAAGAAGTACAAACAGATAATAATAGGTCACAAGAGGAAATTATTGAGATTTCCAGGAAATTACAAGAGGCATATAAGGATGAAGAGGAATATTGGCACCAGAAGAGTAGAAATATGTGGTATTCATCTGGGGACCTAAATACTAAGCTTTATCATGCTTTGACAAAGCAACGTCGGATCCGAAACAAAATAGTGGGTCTCCATGATGAAGCGGGTAATTGGATTACAGAAGAGAACGGTATTGAGAAAGTGGCAGTGGATTACTTTGCTGGTTTGTTTAGTTCAACTAACCCAAGGGAGTTTGATAGTTTTTTGGAGGAAATAGGTCCATCAATTTCCCCCCAGATGAATCAATTGTTACTGCGAAGAGCTACGGAGGAAGAAGTTCGACAAGCACTATTTATGATGCATCCGGAGAAAGCGCCTGGCCCAGATGGAATGACGGCCCTCTTTTTCCAACACTCCTGGAATGTCGTTAAGAAGGATGTGGTTGAGTTGGTCAATAATTTTTTGGTCACAGGAGATATGGATTCACGGTTAAACATAACAAACATTTGCATGATCCCAAAAATAGAGAGACCTACAAGGATGACGGAACTAAGACCGATAAGCCTATGTAACGTTGGTTACAAGATCATTTCGAAAGTTTTATGTCAAAGATTGAAAATTTGTCTTCCCCATCTAATTTCGGAGACGCAATCGGCTTTTGTGGCAGGAAGGTTAATATCGGATAATATTCTCATTGCGCAGGAAATGTTCCATGGTTTGCGAACCAACAAATCTTGTCAAAATAAGTTTATGGCaattaaaacggatatgagtaaggcATATGATCGGATAGAGTGGAATTTTATAGAGGCCTTACTTAATAAAATGGGATTTGATCCGCATTGGGTTAAATTAATGCGAGAGTGTATATCTTCAGTTCAATATAGAGTTTTACTCAATGGGCAGCCACGAGGTCTCATTATACCTCAGCGGGGACTACGGCAGGGGGATCCATTAtctccttatttatttattatatgtaCAGAGGCTctaattatgaatataaaaaaGGCAGAGCGGATGAAACAATTGACCGGTATGAAGGTAGCCAGAGCGTGTCCAGCTATCTCTCACTTGCTATTTGCAGATGATAGTTTGTTCTTTTGCAAGGCAAACAAAGAAGAGTGCCACACTATTCTTAGGATACTAAAGGATTATGAGGCTGTATCAGGacaacaaattaattttcaaaaatcctcaattcaatttggacataagattGAGGAATCAAGCCGTCAGGAATTGCGAGATATATTGGGAATTCAGAATTTAGGAGGAATGGGTTCTTATTTAGGTCTGCCGGAAAGTTTAGGAGGATCCAAGGTTCAAGTGTTTGGTTTTGTACAAGATCGTCTGAATAATAGGGTGAATGGTTGGACCTTTAGATTTTTCACTAAAGGGGGAAAAGAGGTGATTATTAAGTCTGTGATAACTGCGCTACCAAACCATGTGATGTCCGTGTATCGGTTACCGAAAGCTACAGTGAAGAAACTAACGAGTGCGGTAGCCcagttttggtggagtccaggaggaAGCACACgaggtatgcattggaaatcatgggataaattGTGTGAACATAAGGATAATGGTGGGTTAGGGTTCAAGGATCTGAATGATTTTAATACGGCAATGCTTGGAAAGCAATTGTGGAGGCTGATCGAGAAGCCAAATTCTCTTTTCTCTCGAGTTTTCAAAGGACGGTAttacaggaatgcttcacccctggatCCGATTCGCTCATATTCCCCGTCgtatggctggaggagtatcacctctgctagatctctggtttgtaaaggactaattaaaagggtgggTACAGGATCATCtatctcagtatggaatgatccttggatcccatccactcgcccgagaccagctaaCAAAAATTCTCATCACAGTTATTCGGACCTTACAGTGGATTCCCTTATTCATCAGGATTCCCGCACTTGGAATTTACAGGCACTTAGGACTTTGGTGGAGCCTAACGATGCAAAGTTGATTGAAAGTATTCCTCTGAGTAGAAATCAGATGGAAGATAGGAATGGTTGGCATTTCACTAATAATGGGAAATATTCGGTACAATCAGGGTATCAAGTAGAAAGGATCTATCCTGACAAGGAAAAACCACCAGATTTTTATGGTCCCAATGTGGATATACTCAAGGCATTTTGTTGGAAAGTGAAGTGTCCTCCAAAACTACGGCATTTTCTATGGCAGTTGGTGACAGGTTGTATAGCAGTGACAAAGAATCTAAAATCTAGGGGAATACAAGGAGATACAGTTTGTGCACGGTGTGGAGACGCAgaggaatcaataaatcatgtCTTCTTTGAGTGTCCTCCGGCACGGCAAGTGTGGGCACTATCTAAGATTCCAtcaaatccaaatttttttcCAACTGGTTCTCTTTTTACTAATATGGATCATTTATTTTGGAGAGTTAACCCAAaaatggaggatcatcagtttgcatggatactatggtatatttggaagggccggaataataaagttttcagtaaTATTGATATTGAACCGAGAGAGACGCTAAACTTAGCAGAATTGGAGTCAAGACTTTGGGCTGAGGCACAAAATATCAATAATCCAAGGGTCGTACCTGAAGTACAGCTTAGATTGCCCTTAGTGAccacaggaagatggtgtttcacgGATGGGTCTTGGAAAGATAAAGATGTTTTTTCAGGACAAGGTTGGCTCAGTACCCTTCCAGGGTTTGAGGGTTTGTTAGGGGCAAAGAATGTAAGGGCAAGTTTATCacctcttcatgcggagatAGAGGCATTGacttgggcaatggaatgtatgaaaaacTTAAGACAATATCAGGTcacatttgcaacggattgttctcaactggtgaagatggtttcagaaccagaggaatggccagcatttggaAGTTACCTGGAGGATATCAAGCTTTTGAGAAGAAGCTTCATCAACTCAGAAATTGTTCATGTTTCGAGGACAGACAATAAAATGGCGGATCGCTTGGCACGCAGTGCTCGGATACAACCGTCGTTCGTCAtacacatggatgcagagttgTCACTATGGTTTAcggagtctatatga
- the LOC103850201 gene encoding uncharacterized protein LOC103850201 yields the protein MGNGGLGSGSRRSRVVRDALSRTPLLIAGTSPDARSRRHEDQRQSIRRSHTHLLRCLHDLDPRRQSPHHHRLI from the coding sequence ATGGGAAATGGCGGATTGGGCTCCGGTTCTCGTCGGAGTCGTGTTGTTCGTGATGCTCTCTCCAGGACTCCTCTTCTCATTGCCGGGACATCACCGGACGCTAGATCTCGGCGGCATGAAGACCAACGGCAAAGCATTCGCCGTTCACACACTCATCTTCTTCGCTGCTTACACGATCTTGATCCTCGCCGTCAATCTCCACATCACCACCGGCTGATTTAG
- the LOC103850202 gene encoding uncharacterized protein LOC103850202: protein MSADWGPVIVAVALFILLSPGLLFQLPARTRVMEFGNMSTSGISILVHAIIYFCILTILIIAIQIHIHI, encoded by the coding sequence ATGAGTGCAGACTGGGGACCTGTGATTGTAGCAGTAGCTCTGTTCATTCTACTCTCACCAGGATTGCTCTTTCAGCTACCGGCAAGAACAAGAGTGATGGAGTTTGGTAACATGAGCACAAGCGGCATTTCGATTTTGGTCCACGCCATTATATATTTCTGTATACTCACTATCTTGATCATTGCCATACAAATTCACATCCATATCTGA
- the LOC103850203 gene encoding omega-hydroxypalmitate O-feruloyl transferase has product MGAENTNKEMKLSESMDNNNNMKGTHIHLEVLPKEPALVKPESETPKGLYFLSNLDQNIAVIVRTIYCFKSEERGNEDAVQVIKKALSQVLVHYYPLAGRLTISPEGKLTVDCTEEGVVFVEAEANCEMDEIGDITKPDPETLGKLVYDVVDAKNILEVPPVTAQVTKFKCGGFVLGLCMNHCMFDGIGAMEFVNSWGQVARGLPLTTPPFSDRTILSARNPPKIENLHQEFEEIEDKSNINSLYSKEPTLHRSFCFDPEKIKKLKLQATENSESLSCTTFEALSAFVWRARTKSLKMLSDQKTKLLFAVDGRAKFEPPLPKGYFGNGIVLTNSICEAGELTEKPLGYAVGLVREAIKMVTDGYMRSAIDYFEVTRARPSLSSTLLITTWSRLGFHTTDFGWGEPVLSGPVALPEKEVTLFLSHGEQRRSINVLLGLPASAMDVFQEQFLQI; this is encoded by the exons ATG GGTGCGGAAAACACCAACAAGGAAATGAAACTTTCTGAGTCAatggacaacaacaacaacatgaaaGGAACACACATTCATCTCGAGGTTCTTCCAAAGGAACCAGCTTTGGTCAAACCCGAATCGGAGACACCAAAGGGTCTTTACTTCTTGTCAAATCTTGATCAGAACATCGCCGTGATCGTCCGTACAATCTACTGTTTCAAATCTGAGGAGAGAGGAAACGAGGATGCAGTACAAGTGATTAAGAAAGCTCTGAGTCAAGTACTTGTTCATTACTATCCTCTTGCTGGACGTCTCACCATAAGCCCTGAAG GTAAACTCACTGTGGACTGTACCGAAGAAGGAGTTGTGTTTGTGGAAGCTGAAGCAAACTGTGAAATGGATGAGATTGGTGACATCACGAAACCAGACCCCGAAACATTAGGGAAACTTGTCTATGACGTTGTAGACGCCAAGAATATTCTTGAAGTCCCTCCTGTTACTGCTCAG GTGACTAAATTCAAGTGCGGAGGGTTTGTTCTTGGACTCTGTATGAATCATTGTATGTTCGATGGTATTGGAGCTATGGAGTTTGTTAACTCATGGGGTCAAGTCGCTAGAGGCTTACCATTAACAACTCCTCCTTTCTCGGACAGAACCATTCTCAGTGCTCGAAACCCTCCAAAGATAGAGAATCTCCACCAAGAATTCGAAGAGATCGAAGATAAATCCAACATCAACTCTCTTTACAGCAAAGAGCCAACTCTGCATAGATCCTTCTGCTTTGACCCAGAGAAAATCAAGAAACTTAAGCTCCAAGCAACAGAGAACAGTGAATCTCTCTCCTGCACAACTTTTGAAGCTTTGTCTGCTTTTGTGTGGAGAGCAAGAACAAAGTCACTGAAGATGTTGAGTGATCAGAAAACGAAGCTTCTCTTCGCCGTTGATGGTAGAGCCAAGTTTGAGCCTCCACTGCCAAAAGGGTATTTCGGGAATGGAATAGTTCTCACAAACTCAATATGTGAAGCTGGAGAGCTAACCGAGAAACCTTTGGGCTACGCTGTTGGATTAGTAAGAGAAGCCATTAAGATGGTAACTGATGGATACATGAGATCTGCCATTGATTACTTTGAGGTAACAAGAGCAAGACCTTCTCTTTCTTCCACTCTTCTGATCACTACATGGTCGAGATTGGGTTTTCATACCACAGACTTCGGCTGGGGAGAACCGGTTTTGTCCGGTCCAGTAGCTTTGCCTGAGAAAGAAGTGACTTTGTTTTTGTCCCATGGAGAACAGAGGAGGAGCATCAATGTGCTTCTTGGACTTCCTGCTTCAGCCATGGATGTTTTTCAAGAACAGTTTTTACAGATATAA
- the LOC103850204 gene encoding uncharacterized protein LOC103850204 — protein sequence MKKMLMLVDMEKKLIMLMLLLQLLSLGQSSSKPTANITVMGLVYCDVCSNNNFSKHSYFMPGVEVRIICRFKAASSKTREMITFSANRTTNELGLYKLDITSVEGASCATEANKDSLVASCQASLIGSSSDSCNVPGHKTTTDQVKSKRSNLCVYRFTALNFRPFKKNIDLCGKQ from the exons ATGAAAAAAATGCTGATGCTTGTGGACATGGAAAAGAAACTGATAATGCTAATGTTGCTTCTGCAACTTCTGTCACTGGGACAGTCCTCATCCAAACCAACTGCAAATATCACTGTAATGGGTCTTGTTTATTGCGACGTCTGCTCCAACAACAATTTCTCCAAACACAGCTACTTCATGCCTG GTGTGGAAGTGAGGATAATCTGCAGATTTAAGGCAGCTTCCTCGAAAACAAGGGAGATGATCACGTTCTCTGCAAATAGAACCACGAACGAGCTTGGACTCTACAAGCTAGATATAACTTCTGTAGAAGGTGCTTCTTGCGCCACAGAAGCGAACAAAGATTCTCTGGTGGCTTCTTGTCAGGCAAGCTTGATCGGTAGCTCCTCGGACTCCTGCAACGTTCCTGGCCACAAAACTACAACCGATCAGGTTAAGTCCAAGAGGTCTAATCTCTGTGTCTACCGATTCACCGCCTTGAATTTCAGACCGTTTAAGAAGAATATTGACTTGTGTGGCaagcaataa
- the LOC103850206 gene encoding glycerophosphodiester phosphodiesterase GDPD2 — translation MALRTVLVADVPTLPDSVYGLSDGMSPSGLELSEPKPFKMPGFSVIGHRGNGMNVLQSSDRRTRGFKENSILSFNSAAKFPIDFIEFDVQVTKDDCPVIFHDDFIYSQENGIVNESRVTDLSLSEFLLYGPQKEAEKTGKALMRKSKEGQVLKWEVDSDDSLCTLQEAFEQVDQSLGFNIELKFDNQVVYEREFLVHVLRTVLQVVFDYAKDRPVIFSSFQPDAAQLVRELQNTYPVFFLTDAGNQMFKDERRNSLEEAIKVCLEGKLQGIVSEVKGVFRNPSAIAKIKESNLSLLTYGKLNNVGEAVYLQYVMGIEGVIVDFVEEISESVTLMMIRPPSPSSPLPSSQSKDDVAAITRPEFSQKEIDFLLKLLSQLIQH, via the exons ATGGCTCTTCGTACTGTTCTCGTTGCCGACGTCCCTACCCTCCCGGACTCCGTTTACGGATTATCCGACG GTATGAGTCCCTCCGGTTTAGAATTGAGCGAACCGAAACCGTTTAAGATGCCTGGATTCTCTGTGATTGGACACAGAGGAAATGGTATGAATGTGTTGCAGTCTTCTGATCGGAGAACCAGAGGTTTTAAAGAAAACTCTATCCTCTCTTTCAATTCTGCAGCCAAGTTTCCCATCGATTTCATTGAGTTCGATGTTCAG gtgaCAAAAGATGATTGTCCAGTCATTTTTCATGATGATTTCATCTACTCTCAAGAGAAT GGTATTGTTAATGAGAGTAGAGTGACTGACTTGAGCCTCTCTGAGTTTCTCCTCTATGGACCTCAGAAAGAAGCTGAGAAAACAGGCAAGGCCCTTATGAGGAAATCCAAAGAAGGTCAGGTTTTGAAATGGGAAGTTGACTCTGATGACTCCCTTTGCACGCTACAAGAAGCTTTCGAACAAGTTGACCAATCTCTAGGGTTCAATATCGAGTTGAAATTCGATAATCAGGTTGTCTATGAACGAGAGTTTCTCGTCCATGTCTTGAGAACAGTTCTGCAG GTGGTGTTTGATTATGCTAAAGACAGACCAGTGATCTTCTCAAGTTTCCAGCCAGATGCAGCACAGCTTGTTAGAGAACTGCAGAACACTTACCCT GTTTTCTTTCTGACTGATGCGGGGAATCAAATGTTCAAAGACGAGAGAAGAAACTCACTGGAAGAAGCCATTAAAGTTTGCTTGGAAGGAAAGCTACAAGGTATTGTTTCAGAGGTTAAAGGAGTTTTCAGAAACCCATCAGCCATTGCCAAGATCAAAGAATCTAACCTTTCTCTTCTCACATACGGCAAACTCAA CAATGTGGGAGAGGCAGTGTACCTGCAATATGTGATGGGGATTGAAGGAGTCATTGTAGACTTTGTTGAGGAGATTTCTGAGTCAGTGACGCTCATGATGATAAGAccaccatcaccatcatcacCATTACCATCATCACAGTCAAAGGATGATGTTGCTGCCATTACAAGACCTGAGTTTTCACAAAAGGAGATTGATTTTCTTCTCAAGCTTCTTTCACAGTTGATACAGCATTAA
- the LOC103850207 gene encoding protein ATAF2-like: protein MEPKHKALPVGFRFRPTDCEISKYFLTTKALEQRMRAPNVPEECHDIFSRRPRDLPGYPRETHWYFYCRKLEGQVTFNSHSIWKQIGEETGVLDPKNNDTLVGIKRPFTFVDHEEPDDILLSDKDESPQYNWFMDVFSLPLTISETDWVLCHVFRKNNEPESEEEGENEEKETVDAESLDLLIEKDGNILPPSPSPP, encoded by the exons ATGGAACCAAAACACAAAGCTTTGCCTGTAGGATTCAGGTTTCGTCCAACAGATTGtgagatttcaaaatatttcttGACGACAAAAGCTCTGGAACAACGAATGAGAGCTCCCAATGTACCTGAAGAGTGTCATGATATCTTCTCAAGACGTCCTCGTGACCTGCCTG GCTATCCAAGAGAAACACATTGGTACTTTTATTGCAGAAAACTTGAAGGCCAAGTTACTTTCAACTCTCATAGTATTTGGAAACAAATCGGAGAAGAAACTGGTGTGTTAGATCCAAAGAATAATGATACATTAGTCGGTATCAAACGTCCATTCACTTTCGTTGATCATGAAGAGCCCGACGATATTCTTTTGTCAGATAAAGACGAATCTCCACAATACAATTGGTTCATGGATGTATTTAGCCTCCCGTTGACAATTTCAGAGACTGATTGGGTTTTGTGCCATGTTTTTCGCAAGAATAACGAACCTGAATccgaagaagaaggagaaaatgaagaaaaagaaacgGTTGATGCAGAGAGTTTGGATCTTCTTATAGAGAAAGATGGAAATATTCTTCCTCCATCTCCTTCTCCACCTTAG